One window of Mesorhizobium loti R88b genomic DNA carries:
- a CDS encoding IclR family transcriptional regulator codes for MDDEAISRDHVGSLERGLAVMEILARHSSGMTLTEMAEEAGLTRAGARRFLLTLVATGYATQDGRVFSLSPRLLTVARTWLGGGSLWSFAAPIMRAVATQLNEACSAAILSGHDVVYVARIPGRRILSVSLDVGTRLPACCTSMGRILLAGLTPGELDKFLHQAPIERRTPKTITDIKLLASTIGKAKAEGFAIVDEELELGLRSIAVPIRDRAERTVAAINVSTQSARFSVAEMEREILPALLEARQRIEDFFVV; via the coding sequence ATGGACGACGAGGCTATTTCCCGCGACCATGTCGGCTCGCTCGAGCGTGGCCTTGCCGTCATGGAGATCCTCGCACGTCATTCCTCGGGCATGACATTGACCGAGATGGCCGAGGAAGCCGGCTTGACCCGCGCCGGCGCCCGCCGCTTCCTGCTGACGCTTGTCGCCACCGGCTATGCCACCCAGGACGGCCGCGTGTTCTCGCTGTCGCCGCGCCTGCTGACCGTCGCCCGCACCTGGCTCGGTGGCGGCTCGCTGTGGAGCTTCGCCGCACCGATCATGCGCGCGGTGGCGACGCAGTTGAACGAGGCCTGCTCGGCGGCGATCCTGTCGGGCCACGATGTCGTCTATGTCGCCCGCATTCCCGGCCGCCGCATCCTCAGCGTATCGCTTGATGTCGGCACCAGGCTGCCGGCCTGTTGCACCTCGATGGGTCGCATCCTGCTTGCCGGTCTGACGCCGGGGGAACTCGACAAATTTCTGCACCAGGCGCCCATCGAGAGACGGACGCCGAAGACGATCACCGACATCAAGCTCCTGGCCAGCACCATCGGCAAGGCCAAGGCGGAGGGCTTCGCCATTGTCGACGAGGAGCTGGAGCTCGGCCTGCGTTCCATCGCCGTGCCGATCCGCGACCGAGCAGAACGCACGGTCGCGGCAATCAACGTCTCGACCCAGTCGGCGCGGTTTTCGGTCGCGGAGATGGAGCGGGAAATCCTGCCGGCGCTGCTTGAGGCCAGGCAGCGCATCGAGGATTTTTTCGTGGTTTAG